Proteins encoded by one window of Chryseobacterium aquaeductus:
- the yidC gene encoding membrane protein insertase YidC → MQQNNGLDKSQIISFAVLCLVLFGFMFYFQRNDEEAEKLKADQQKTEQAKNPVKPTPAANINPNVTPNAIQVSNLENKQLKLEFSSLGGQVSKVELLEYKAYDQKTDKADLPLNLITKNNSSYGFQFKDKTGKTINTKDLVFSPTVAGNAVTMTANYNGAVIQFVYTLLDKYRVDFKVRTKGLANVTSDNKADFIWDYSVRNLEKGRAQEQTHSEFSYAFDNYKEYEYDGRTTMDEPDETLNWIGVKQQFFSSVIEAKNGFTQSKGNQESIEEGEYLKKLNFEGFVEMQGNELNQDFTWYFMPLDLKLLKTYDKNFDEILPLGWAFIGGMNRYFFMPMYNLIASWGISAGWVIFLMTIIVKLILSPIMYKQHKLSAMMKVIRPEIDEATAKFKDADPMKKQQATMEIYRKAGVNQMAGCLPALVQIPIFYALFRFFPNFIDLRGQGFWFAKDLTAYDDLIKLPFSIPFLGEHLSVFAIACTIVILIYTVMTSGNMQQPQQEGMPNMKVLMYIFPITFLFFLNTSASGLSWYYFVSNAINILIILVIKYLILDEKKIHAQIQANKEKPKTEGKFQKRMREMMEKAQEQQKTQETTRGKKK, encoded by the coding sequence ATGCAACAGAACAACGGACTCGATAAAAGTCAGATTATTAGTTTTGCGGTTTTATGTTTGGTCCTTTTCGGATTCATGTTTTATTTCCAAAGAAATGATGAAGAAGCTGAAAAACTGAAAGCCGATCAACAGAAAACGGAACAGGCAAAAAATCCCGTAAAACCAACTCCGGCAGCCAATATCAATCCTAATGTAACTCCGAATGCAATTCAGGTTTCAAATTTGGAAAACAAGCAATTAAAACTTGAGTTTTCAAGTTTGGGAGGTCAGGTTTCAAAAGTCGAGCTTCTGGAATATAAAGCGTATGACCAAAAAACCGATAAAGCAGATCTTCCGCTTAATCTGATTACTAAAAACAACTCAAGTTACGGTTTTCAGTTCAAAGATAAAACGGGGAAAACAATCAATACCAAAGATCTGGTTTTTTCACCTACTGTTGCAGGAAATGCTGTGACGATGACTGCCAATTATAACGGTGCAGTTATTCAGTTTGTGTATACCTTATTAGATAAGTACAGAGTAGATTTTAAGGTGAGAACCAAAGGTTTGGCCAATGTAACTTCTGATAATAAAGCAGATTTTATTTGGGATTACAGTGTGAGAAACCTTGAAAAGGGTAGAGCACAAGAGCAAACTCATTCTGAATTTTCTTATGCTTTTGATAATTATAAAGAGTACGAATATGATGGCAGAACTACGATGGACGAACCAGATGAAACGCTCAACTGGATCGGTGTAAAACAGCAGTTCTTCTCATCAGTAATTGAAGCGAAAAACGGATTTACTCAAAGCAAAGGAAACCAGGAATCTATTGAAGAAGGTGAATATTTAAAGAAATTAAATTTCGAAGGCTTTGTGGAGATGCAAGGTAATGAACTGAATCAGGATTTTACTTGGTACTTCATGCCTTTAGATTTAAAATTATTAAAAACTTACGATAAGAATTTTGACGAAATTTTACCACTAGGTTGGGCATTTATTGGTGGTATGAACAGATATTTCTTCATGCCAATGTACAATCTTATTGCCTCATGGGGAATATCCGCAGGTTGGGTGATCTTCTTGATGACGATTATCGTAAAATTGATCTTGTCACCCATCATGTACAAGCAACATAAATTGAGTGCGATGATGAAAGTTATTCGTCCGGAAATTGACGAAGCTACTGCAAAATTCAAGGATGCTGATCCGATGAAAAAGCAGCAGGCTACCATGGAAATCTATCGAAAAGCAGGAGTAAATCAAATGGCAGGATGTCTTCCTGCGCTGGTGCAGATTCCTATTTTCTATGCATTGTTCAGATTTTTCCCCAACTTTATCGACTTGAGAGGACAAGGGTTCTGGTTTGCAAAAGATCTTACGGCTTATGATGATTTGATTAAATTGCCATTCAGTATACCATTTTTAGGAGAACATTTGAGTGTATTTGCGATTGCATGTACCATCGTGATCCTTATTTATACAGTAATGACTTCGGGTAATATGCAGCAACCACAACAAGAGGGAATGCCAAATATGAAAGTATTGATGTATATCTTCCCAATCACATTCTTATTCTTCCTGAATACATCTGCATCGGGTTTATCTTGGTATTATTTTGTATCGAATGCGATCAATATTTTGATTATCTTAGTCATCAAGTACTTGATATTGGATGAAAAGAAAATTCATGCACAGATTCAGGCGAACAAAGAAAAGCCAAAAACGGAAGGCAAGTTTCAGAAACGAATGAGAGAGATGATGGAGAAGGCTCAGGAACAGCAGAAAACGCAGGAAACGACGAGAGGTAAAAAGAAGTAA
- a CDS encoding ribonuclease HII, translating into MELLKKWSNFYIEAGCDEVGRGCLCGPVVAAAVILDENFNQNLVNDSKKLTFKTRMELDSYIKDNVKSYAIAELPPAFIDQHNILNASIHAMHQALDQLTIRPELILVDGNKFHPYNYIPHQCIIKGDSKILSIAAASILAKNYRDKLMIELHEEHPEYGWNTNFGYATKKHQEALIKHGITKYHRHSFRLKYD; encoded by the coding sequence ATGGAATTACTAAAAAAATGGTCAAATTTTTATATAGAAGCTGGTTGCGATGAGGTAGGTAGAGGATGCTTGTGCGGACCGGTAGTTGCGGCGGCAGTAATTTTAGATGAAAATTTTAATCAGAATTTAGTAAATGATTCAAAAAAATTAACTTTTAAAACAAGAATGGAACTCGATTCTTATATTAAAGATAACGTTAAAAGTTATGCAATTGCCGAACTTCCACCAGCTTTTATTGATCAACATAATATCCTGAATGCCAGTATTCATGCAATGCATCAAGCTTTGGATCAACTTACAATAAGACCGGAACTTATTTTGGTAGATGGAAACAAATTTCATCCTTATAATTATATTCCGCATCAATGCATCATCAAAGGTGATTCAAAAATATTATCAATTGCCGCAGCTTCTATTTTAGCAAAAAACTACAGAGATAAATTGATGATTGAGTTGCATGAAGAACATCCTGAATATGGATGGAACACCAACTTTGGTTATGCTACAAAAAAGCATCAGGAAGCACTTATAAAGCATGGTATAACGAAATATCACCGTCATTCTTTCCGACTAAAGTATGATTAG
- a CDS encoding SusC/RagA family TonB-linked outer membrane protein translates to MKKLTAGVLVLVLSSSFVVVNAQNIKKDTVRTQEIEGVVVTALGIKREKKSLGYSSQQLNASQVNSSPTNNFLNNLSGKVAGLDVKMNSNFGGSTNIVMRGIKSITGNNQALIVVDGVPISNANLNTSDAKNGRDGYDFGNAASDIDPNNIESVNVLKGAAATVLYGSLAANGAIMITTKKGKKNSGLGVSYSSTVSVGTFDKSTFAKYQKDYGQGYAGEDSSYIGDINGDGIDDGLIASAGDDASYGNAFNPNVLVYNWDAFIDGHPNYQKATPWVAAKNDPTKFFKKSYSLINSIAVNGGTDKSAYNFGYTNNYETGILPNSSLNKNTITGNYSYDLSDKLKANAFMTFTNQSTIGRNSVGYGDNIIGGFRQWWATNVDVLDLREQYFRTKKNVTWNMKDPTNGDLAPNFWDNPYWSRYENYESDTRRRFLTGASISYDITKDLNLLARVGIDYTNDRQEMRKAVGSHAEEFGISQTNQSSGYELFTRSFMQQNYDFIASYDVNINDKINGKLIGGYNFIKQDIEAFNGSTTGGLLKPNFYSLQNSKTFIAPIETNIAYKKSGVYGQASFDYDKTLFLEGSYRHDESTALPSENGGYNYWSLGSSFIFSEFIKKSWLNLGKLRLNYAEVGNDPAPGRLGWLNNNGGLGNGALFDLSNTYLDFSKLRPEVTKSWEAGLELQMFKNRLGLDVSLYKTNSVDQIFAVPTTGASGYLFKMINAGELENKGIEIGLNGTPIKTNDFRWNINVNWSTNKNKLLYLDEGRSNLVLANFQHTSLNATVGEAYGTIRGTDYVYDSNGNKVVGDDGYYLQKNNQVLGNIQADWLGGVSNTFTYKNFSVGFLIDVRKGGDVFSLDQIYGQETGLYPNTVGLNDLGNPIRNTLDQGGGTILPGVKEDGTPNDIRIDGSYSTGIFGSVNPEKAFVYDASYVKLREASITYTLPSKVFEGTVIRSASFSLLGNNLWIIHKNLPMADPEAGSSGGNVQGYQSGVMPTVRTISFNVKVNF, encoded by the coding sequence ATGAAGAAATTAACAGCAGGTGTGCTAGTTTTAGTATTATCTTCTTCTTTTGTCGTTGTAAACGCTCAAAATATTAAGAAAGATACAGTTAGGACACAAGAAATTGAAGGTGTCGTTGTTACTGCGTTAGGGATTAAAAGAGAGAAAAAATCTCTTGGATATTCTTCACAACAACTAAATGCCAGTCAAGTAAATTCATCTCCTACAAACAATTTTTTAAATAACTTGTCAGGAAAAGTTGCGGGATTAGATGTTAAAATGAATTCCAATTTTGGAGGATCTACCAACATCGTTATGAGAGGAATTAAATCTATAACAGGTAATAATCAAGCATTGATTGTTGTAGATGGTGTTCCTATTAGTAATGCCAATTTAAATACAAGCGATGCTAAAAATGGTCGTGATGGATATGATTTTGGTAATGCTGCTTCAGATATTGATCCTAATAATATCGAATCAGTAAACGTTCTTAAAGGCGCAGCTGCAACTGTACTATATGGCAGTTTAGCTGCTAATGGAGCGATTATGATTACCACAAAAAAAGGTAAGAAGAATTCGGGATTAGGTGTATCATATAGTTCAACAGTATCTGTAGGAACTTTTGACAAATCTACATTCGCAAAATATCAAAAAGATTATGGACAAGGCTATGCTGGAGAAGATAGCTCATATATTGGAGATATTAATGGTGATGGTATTGATGATGGATTGATTGCGTCAGCAGGAGATGATGCTTCTTATGGAAATGCTTTTAATCCTAATGTTTTGGTGTATAATTGGGATGCTTTCATTGATGGACATCCAAATTATCAAAAAGCAACGCCTTGGGTAGCTGCAAAAAATGATCCAACCAAATTCTTTAAAAAATCATATTCTCTTATCAATAGTATAGCTGTAAATGGCGGTACAGATAAATCTGCATATAATTTCGGTTATACCAATAATTACGAAACAGGTATTCTTCCTAATAGTTCTCTAAATAAAAATACGATTACTGGAAATTATTCTTATGATCTTTCTGATAAACTGAAAGCGAATGCTTTCATGACCTTTACCAATCAAAGTACTATTGGAAGAAATAGTGTTGGTTACGGTGATAATATCATTGGGGGTTTCAGACAATGGTGGGCTACCAATGTTGACGTTTTGGATTTAAGAGAGCAGTATTTCAGAACAAAAAAGAATGTTACTTGGAATATGAAGGATCCTACAAATGGTGATTTAGCACCAAACTTCTGGGATAATCCTTATTGGAGTAGATATGAAAATTACGAATCTGATACAAGAAGAAGATTTTTGACGGGTGCATCTATTAGCTATGATATTACGAAAGATCTAAATTTACTAGCTAGAGTTGGTATTGATTATACAAATGATAGACAGGAAATGAGAAAAGCGGTTGGTAGTCATGCAGAAGAGTTTGGTATTTCCCAAACCAACCAGTCTTCAGGATATGAGCTTTTTACAAGAAGTTTTATGCAGCAGAACTATGATTTTATTGCCAGTTATGATGTAAATATTAATGATAAAATTAATGGTAAATTAATAGGAGGATATAATTTTATAAAGCAAGATATAGAAGCATTTAATGGATCTACAACGGGTGGACTATTAAAACCAAATTTTTATTCACTGCAAAACTCCAAAACATTCATTGCACCTATTGAAACAAATATAGCTTACAAAAAATCAGGAGTTTACGGTCAGGCATCGTTTGATTATGATAAAACATTGTTTTTAGAGGGGTCTTATAGACATGACGAATCTACAGCTTTACCAAGTGAAAATGGGGGGTATAATTATTGGTCATTAGGAAGCAGTTTCATTTTTTCTGAATTTATAAAGAAGTCTTGGCTAAATTTGGGTAAATTAAGATTGAATTATGCTGAGGTTGGTAATGATCCTGCTCCAGGAAGACTAGGATGGTTAAATAATAATGGTGGATTAGGAAATGGAGCCTTATTTGACCTTTCAAACACTTATTTGGATTTCTCAAAACTGAGACCAGAAGTTACTAAATCTTGGGAAGCAGGATTAGAATTACAAATGTTTAAGAATAGATTAGGTTTAGACGTTAGTTTGTATAAGACGAATAGCGTTGACCAAATATTTGCAGTACCGACTACCGGAGCTTCGGGGTATTTATTTAAAATGATTAATGCTGGTGAATTAGAAAATAAAGGGATTGAAATAGGCTTAAATGGTACTCCTATTAAAACAAATGATTTTAGATGGAATATCAATGTCAACTGGTCAACTAATAAAAATAAACTTCTTTATCTTGATGAAGGAAGATCAAATTTAGTATTAGCTAATTTTCAGCATACTTCTTTGAATGCAACGGTTGGTGAGGCTTACGGAACAATTAGAGGTACCGATTATGTATACGATTCCAATGGTAACAAAGTTGTTGGAGATGATGGTTACTACTTACAAAAAAACAATCAAGTATTAGGTAATATCCAGGCAGATTGGTTAGGAGGTGTTTCAAATACTTTTACTTATAAGAATTTTTCAGTAGGGTTTTTAATAGATGTACGAAAAGGGGGGGATGTCTTTTCATTAGATCAAATTTACGGGCAAGAAACAGGATTGTATCCTAATACGGTAGGTTTAAATGATTTAGGAAACCCAATCCGTAATACATTAGATCAAGGAGGTGGTACAATCTTACCAGGCGTTAAAGAAGACGGAACACCCAATGACATAAGAATAGATGGTAGCTATTCTACGGGAATTTTTGGTTCTGTTAATCCTGAAAAAGCTTTTGTTTATGATGCATCATATGTAAAATTAAGAGAAGCATCTATCACTTATACTTTGCCGTCTAAAGTTTTTGAAGGTACAGTGATAAGATCAGCATCATTCAGTCTACTAGGCAATAATCTTTGGATTATACATAAAAACCTACCAATGGCTGATCCAGAAGCAGGATCTTCAGGAGGGAATGTACAGGGTTATCAATCAGGAGTAATGCCTACTGTAAGAACTATTTCGTTTAATGTAAAAGTTAATTTTTAA
- a CDS encoding SusD/RagB family nutrient-binding outer membrane lipoprotein has product MKKYFLSIFAISALFTSCASEDHIYNDDSAKAYEASGEFFFANAQKELVDQLTTPSVNLNVFRYFSQYWAATLYRAESRYDLTTRDIPDNHWNNLYTQVLANLKKAKQDIMLESKPASMSQANWDKTQKNRLAIIEILNVYTFQILVDSFGDVPYSQSLDVENMPLPKYDNDTDIYSNLLTRLNTAIGQLDTGYGSITATQDGVYGGNVSKWLLFANSLKAKLAINLADVNPTVAKQNLEQAFAAGLIETNTNNAVLTYNSFSPNYNPIYEELVASDRNDFVPATVFVNRLNTLNDPRRPIYFTPLEGTSNTYVGGTYGSTNTQPYQDSYSHIGNKIKQANSPGVLIDAAEINFILAEAAERGYSVTGTAASYYEKAIKASMSYWGVSDVDANAYYNQTNVNYLTATGAWKEKIGNQAWIAMYNRGFESWTFFRRLDFPSIVAPASAYPVAEGKIPVRLTYPSTEPNVNGTNYQTAVSAIGGDKLTTKVFWDLN; this is encoded by the coding sequence ATGAAAAAGTATTTTTTATCCATATTCGCAATCTCAGCATTATTTACATCTTGCGCAAGTGAAGATCATATATATAATGATGATTCGGCAAAAGCTTATGAAGCTTCAGGAGAATTTTTCTTTGCCAATGCTCAAAAAGAATTGGTTGATCAGTTAACAACACCAAGTGTTAACTTAAATGTATTCAGATATTTTTCTCAATATTGGGCTGCAACTCTTTATAGAGCAGAGTCTCGATATGACCTTACGACAAGAGATATACCAGATAATCATTGGAATAATTTGTATACTCAAGTACTTGCCAATTTAAAAAAGGCTAAGCAAGATATAATGTTAGAGTCTAAGCCGGCTTCTATGTCGCAAGCAAATTGGGACAAAACACAAAAGAATAGACTTGCAATTATTGAAATACTTAATGTTTATACATTTCAAATACTTGTTGATAGTTTTGGAGATGTTCCTTATTCACAATCTTTGGATGTGGAAAATATGCCATTACCTAAATATGATAATGATACCGACATTTATAGTAATCTTTTAACTAGATTAAATACAGCAATTGGTCAGTTAGATACCGGATATGGATCCATCACGGCTACTCAGGATGGTGTTTACGGTGGAAATGTATCTAAATGGCTGTTATTTGCTAACTCTTTAAAAGCAAAACTGGCAATTAATTTAGCTGACGTTAATCCAACTGTTGCAAAACAAAACTTAGAACAGGCTTTTGCTGCTGGCTTAATTGAAACCAATACAAACAATGCTGTGCTTACGTATAATTCTTTCTCTCCCAACTATAATCCGATATATGAAGAGTTAGTTGCGAGTGATAGAAATGATTTTGTGCCGGCTACGGTTTTTGTTAACAGACTTAACACTTTAAATGATCCTAGAAGGCCAATTTATTTTACTCCTTTAGAAGGAACATCGAATACGTATGTTGGAGGAACTTACGGTTCTACAAATACTCAGCCATATCAGGATTCGTATTCTCATATTGGGAACAAAATTAAACAAGCAAATTCACCAGGAGTCTTAATCGATGCAGCTGAAATTAATTTTATATTGGCTGAAGCTGCTGAAAGAGGCTATTCCGTAACGGGTACTGCTGCAAGTTATTATGAAAAAGCTATAAAAGCTTCAATGTCATATTGGGGAGTAAGTGATGTAGATGCAAACGCATACTATAATCAGACAAATGTTAACTATCTTACAGCTACTGGTGCCTGGAAAGAGAAAATAGGAAACCAAGCTTGGATTGCTATGTATAATAGAGGATTTGAATCTTGGACATTTTTCAGACGTTTAGATTTCCCTAGTATTGTTGCACCAGCAAGTGCTTATCCTGTTGCGGAAGGTAAAATTCCGGTAAGGTTAACATATCCTTCTACAGAGCCAAATGTAAATGGGACTAATTACCAAACAGCTGTTTCTGCTATTGGCGGAGATAAACTGACAACTAAAGTCTTTTGGGATTTAAACTAA
- the argS gene encoding arginine--tRNA ligase produces MNIKDIIEQKLVNIILNVYQLKDIKLEIQENKTEFEGDFTIVTFPLVKQLKKNPESIAVELGQALTEQTELLESFNVVKGFLNIKVQNQFFVDQLKTVTENFSNVEKKNETVMVEYSSPNTNKPLHLGHVRNNLLGFSVAQILKEDGYDVIKSQIINDRGIHICKSMLAWEKFGKGETPETDHMKGDKFVGNYYVEFDKNYKKEIAELVEQGISEDQAKKDAPLIKEAQKMLLDWENGDEKVRNLWKEMNSWVYEGFNQTYKRLGVDFDQVQYESNTYILGKDLIQEGLDKGVLFQKEDGSVWCDLTDEGLDQKLLLRSDGTSVYMTQDLGTAVERFKENNLQKLIYTVGNEQDYHFQVLFKILKKLGYEWADHLFHLSYGMVELPNGKMKSREGTVVDADELMQDMFDIAKSKSEELGKLENFTDEEKNLNYESIGIGALKYFMLKVDPKKKMLFNPEESIDFNGNTGPFIQYTYARIQSLLAKAEYSKKEISQVVLNNFEKELIMQLANYKTVVSRAAESLSPALVANYLYEVVKTYNSFYQNNPIMIQEDENVKQLRLELSDLAAKTIKKSLSLLGIGTVNRM; encoded by the coding sequence ATGAATATTAAAGATATCATAGAACAAAAATTGGTAAACATTATTCTTAATGTTTATCAGCTTAAAGATATAAAACTGGAAATTCAGGAGAACAAAACTGAGTTTGAGGGCGATTTTACCATCGTTACATTTCCGTTGGTGAAACAACTGAAAAAAAATCCTGAAAGTATAGCAGTTGAGTTGGGGCAGGCTTTGACAGAGCAAACCGAATTGCTTGAAAGCTTCAACGTTGTAAAAGGATTTTTAAATATAAAAGTTCAAAATCAGTTTTTTGTAGATCAACTGAAAACGGTTACTGAAAATTTTTCGAACGTTGAAAAGAAAAATGAAACCGTGATGGTGGAATATTCTTCACCTAATACAAACAAACCACTTCACTTAGGCCATGTAAGAAATAACTTGTTAGGTTTTTCTGTTGCTCAGATCCTTAAAGAAGATGGATATGACGTTATTAAAAGTCAGATTATCAACGACAGAGGAATTCATATCTGTAAATCGATGTTAGCCTGGGAGAAATTCGGAAAAGGTGAAACTCCGGAAACAGATCATATGAAAGGAGATAAATTCGTAGGGAATTATTATGTCGAATTTGATAAAAACTACAAAAAAGAAATCGCCGAATTAGTAGAACAAGGTATTTCTGAAGATCAAGCAAAAAAAGATGCTCCTTTAATTAAAGAAGCTCAAAAAATGCTTCTCGATTGGGAAAATGGCGATGAAAAAGTAAGAAATCTTTGGAAGGAAATGAACTCTTGGGTTTACGAAGGTTTCAATCAAACTTACAAAAGATTAGGTGTAGATTTTGATCAGGTGCAGTATGAAAGCAATACTTATATTTTAGGGAAAGATCTTATTCAGGAAGGTTTAGATAAAGGTGTTTTGTTTCAAAAAGAAGATGGTTCGGTATGGTGTGATCTGACGGATGAAGGTTTAGATCAGAAGTTGCTGCTTCGTTCAGACGGAACTTCTGTATATATGACGCAGGATTTGGGAACGGCAGTCGAACGTTTTAAAGAAAATAATCTTCAGAAATTAATTTACACCGTAGGAAATGAGCAGGATTATCATTTTCAGGTTTTATTTAAAATTTTAAAGAAACTGGGTTATGAATGGGCTGATCATTTATTCCATTTGTCTTATGGGATGGTAGAGCTTCCGAATGGAAAAATGAAATCGCGTGAAGGAACCGTAGTAGACGCTGATGAATTGATGCAAGATATGTTTGATATTGCAAAGTCTAAATCTGAGGAATTAGGTAAATTAGAAAACTTTACAGATGAAGAAAAGAATCTTAATTACGAAAGTATAGGAATTGGCGCACTGAAATATTTTATGCTGAAGGTAGATCCGAAAAAGAAAATGCTTTTCAATCCTGAAGAAAGTATTGATTTTAATGGAAATACAGGACCTTTTATTCAGTATACGTATGCGAGAATTCAGTCACTTTTGGCTAAAGCTGAGTATTCGAAAAAAGAAATTTCACAAGTTGTCTTAAATAATTTTGAAAAGGAATTAATCATGCAGCTTGCCAATTATAAAACAGTAGTTTCCAGAGCTGCAGAAAGTTTGAGTCCGGCATTGGTTGCCAATTATTTGTACGAGGTAGTAAAAACTTATAATTCATTTTACCAAAACAACCCGATTATGATTCAGGAAGATGAAAATGTAAAGCAATTGCGTTTAGAATTATCTGATTTAGCTGCAAAAACGATTAAGAAATCTTTGTCGTTACTAGGAATAGGAACGGTAAACAGAATGTAG
- a CDS encoding MGMT family protein yields MISKFITFDDLLKSEMNEIFKNQVWEITKLVPKGRVTSYGAIAKAVGFPNHSRHVGKAMGGCPKDVPAHRVISSSGNLSVPEFQERLEAEGIEVENFRIKNFKSLFWNPLTEL; encoded by the coding sequence ATGATCTCAAAATTTATTACTTTTGATGATCTATTGAAATCAGAAATGAACGAAATCTTTAAAAATCAGGTCTGGGAAATCACAAAATTAGTTCCAAAAGGAAGAGTGACAAGTTATGGTGCGATTGCAAAAGCCGTAGGTTTTCCTAATCATTCTCGTCATGTAGGAAAAGCGATGGGTGGTTGCCCGAAAGATGTTCCTGCACATCGAGTAATTTCAAGTTCGGGAAATTTATCGGTTCCTGAATTTCAGGAAAGATTGGAAGCCGAAGGAATTGAAGTGGAAAACTTTAGAATAAAAAACTTTAAAAGTTTATTTTGGAATCCACTTACAGAACTCTAA
- a CDS encoding SDR family oxidoreductase — translation MYNNAGIGGKQASLVEYDIDVFKKVIDINLLGVYYGMKYVIPELQKNGGGRIVNVASVGGIRGVLNQTAYVATKHAVAGMTKNAALEYAKDNILTNAIEYASKNPTRKLGDPKDVGNLVAYLLSDENGYVSGQVIAIDGGESNMYGNS, via the coding sequence TTGTACAACAATGCAGGAATAGGAGGAAAACAGGCGTCTTTGGTTGAATATGATATTGATGTTTTCAAGAAAGTAATCGACATCAATCTTCTGGGCGTTTATTATGGAATGAAATATGTAATTCCCGAATTACAGAAAAATGGCGGCGGAAGAATAGTAAATGTAGCTTCTGTCGGCGGAATAAGAGGAGTTCTGAACCAAACTGCCTATGTTGCGACCAAGCATGCTGTTGCAGGTATGACAAAAAATGCTGCTCTGGAATATGCTAAAGATAATATTCTTACCAATGCGATAGAATATGCGTCTAAAAATCCTACCAGAAAATTGGGAGATCCCAAAGACGTTGGGAATTTGGTTGCCTATCTTCTAAGTGATGAGAACGGATATGTCTCGGGGCAGGTAATTGCCATCGATGGAGGCGAATCTAATATGTACGGAAATTCTTAG
- a CDS encoding deoxyhypusine synthase family protein, with the protein MSKPITEFIEKYYLHFNAAALVDASKGYVAHLKEGGKMMITLAGAMSTAELGKILAEMIRQDKVDFISCTGANLEEDLMNLVAHSHYERVPHYRDLTAQDEWDLLERGLNRVTDTCIPEEEAFRRLQKHIVEIWKDAEAKGERYFPHEFMYKMILSGVLEQYYEIPRENSWMIAAAEKNLPIVVPGWEDSTMGNIFASYCIKGELTATTMKSGIEYMTYLADWYTKNSAGKGVGFFQIGGGIAGDFPICVVPMLYQDMEMHDIPFWSYFCQISDSTTSYGSYSGAVPNEKITWGKLDITTPKFIVESDATICAPLMFSYILEN; encoded by the coding sequence ATGAGCAAACCGATTACTGAGTTCATAGAGAAATATTATCTGCACTTCAATGCAGCAGCTTTGGTAGATGCATCTAAAGGATATGTTGCCCACCTGAAAGAAGGCGGAAAAATGATGATCACTTTAGCTGGAGCAATGTCTACAGCCGAACTGGGAAAAATTTTGGCTGAAATGATCCGTCAGGACAAAGTAGATTTTATTTCTTGTACCGGAGCGAATTTAGAAGAAGATTTGATGAATCTTGTAGCGCATTCTCACTATGAAAGAGTACCGCATTACAGAGATTTGACGGCTCAGGACGAATGGGATTTATTGGAAAGAGGTCTGAACAGAGTTACAGACACTTGTATTCCTGAAGAAGAGGCTTTCAGAAGATTACAGAAACATATTGTTGAAATATGGAAAGATGCTGAGGCAAAAGGTGAAAGATATTTTCCGCATGAGTTTATGTACAAAATGATTCTTTCCGGAGTTTTGGAACAGTATTACGAAATTCCGAGAGAAAATTCTTGGATGATCGCTGCAGCAGAGAAAAACTTGCCAATTGTTGTTCCGGGGTGGGAAGATTCTACGATGGGAAATATCTTTGCATCATACTGTATAAAAGGTGAATTAACTGCGACTACAATGAAATCCGGAATTGAATACATGACATATTTAGCAGACTGGTACACTAAAAATTCAGCAGGAAAAGGTGTTGGTTTCTTCCAGATTGGTGGTGGTATCGCAGGAGATTTTCCTATTTGTGTAGTACCGATGTTGTATCAGGATATGGAAATGCATGATATACCGTTTTGGTCTTATTTCTGCCAGATTTCAGATTCTACAACTTCTTACGGTTCATATTCCGGAGCAGTTCCGAACGAAAAAATTACATGGGGAAAGCTGGACATTACTACACCGAAATTCATCGTTGAAAGTGACGCAACTATTTGTGCACCCTTAATGTTCTCTTATATCTTAGAAAATTAA
- the arfB gene encoding alternative ribosome rescue aminoacyl-tRNA hydrolase ArfB, with product MKDFTKELNFKTSRSSGAGGQNVNKVETSVTVTWKVSDSEFLNERQKDLILEKLKNRINLEGFLFLSVSESRTQLQNKKIAIEKILDLVNKALIIPKFRAKTKPTRSSVEKRIQQKKQNSDKKENRRFKF from the coding sequence ATGAAAGATTTCACAAAAGAACTGAATTTTAAAACTTCCCGCAGCAGTGGCGCCGGCGGACAAAACGTGAATAAAGTCGAAACTTCTGTTACCGTAACCTGGAAAGTCTCAGATTCTGAATTTTTAAATGAAAGACAAAAAGATTTAATTTTAGAAAAACTGAAAAACAGAATCAATCTTGAAGGTTTTTTATTTCTGAGCGTATCCGAAAGCAGAACCCAACTACAAAATAAGAAAATTGCTATTGAAAAAATTCTTGATCTCGTAAACAAAGCTTTAATAATTCCAAAATTCAGGGCAAAGACAAAACCGACAAGGTCTTCTGTGGAGAAGCGCATTCAGCAGAAAAAACAAAATTCGGACAAAAAAGAAAACAGACGATTCAAATTTTAA